From one Streptococcus pneumoniae genomic stretch:
- a CDS encoding DUF6261 family protein codes for MIYTYGIKHLAVRGLDNENFLQLMIESRDAIASFVKEHAVEAVYPKQLEEFSTVLERFRTSLISKSTSKAVQDLEMADRERDVAVLTLSNLIRAFSRVTEPATKAAYETLSAVLKEHMLLVNDSYENASAKISHLLKALATGDCQKAFSSLYLTAYLDQLTVAHETFECCYKTCLQEEKGQLTSQIKPLRAQLLELYNFFVDFTAIMVSAYPDRAELKDLRNQLNIIRKHYKKRKPVNGGGKEAQSETSHSANP; via the coding sequence ATGATCTATACTTATGGTATTAAACATTTGGCGGTGAGAGGGTTAGATAATGAGAACTTTCTCCAATTGATGATAGAAAGCAGAGATGCGATTGCAAGCTTTGTCAAAGAGCATGCAGTAGAAGCAGTTTATCCCAAGCAGTTGGAGGAATTTTCGACGGTACTTGAACGCTTTCGGACAAGCCTAATTTCTAAAAGCACCAGTAAAGCAGTCCAGGATTTGGAAATGGCAGATAGGGAGCGCGATGTCGCCGTCTTGACTCTTTCCAACTTGATTCGTGCCTTTTCTCGCGTCACGGAACCTGCGACTAAGGCTGCTTATGAGACCTTATCAGCCGTGCTCAAAGAGCATATGCTTCTGGTGAACGATAGCTATGAAAATGCAAGTGCCAAGATTAGCCATTTGCTCAAAGCACTAGCTACGGGAGACTGTCAAAAGGCCTTTTCAAGCCTTTATTTGACCGCCTATCTGGATCAATTAACCGTAGCACACGAGACATTTGAATGTTGCTACAAGACATGCTTACAGGAGGAGAAAGGACAACTGACCAGCCAGATTAAACCCCTGAGGGCCCAGTTGCTAGAGCTCTACAACTTCTTTGTCGACTTTACAGCCATCATGGTCTCCGCCTATCCAGACCGAGCAGAGCTCAAAGACCTCCGCAACCAACTCAATATCATCCGCAAACACTATAAAAAACGCAAGCCTGTGAATGGAGGTGGGAAGGAGGCCCAGTCTGAAACTAGCCATTCAGCCAATCCATAA
- a CDS encoding DNA methyltransferase: MANLPIIEIEDKVDDLVKATKSQADKSQFIYDFLSYYDIPKATITRMKKAGETGIKNKLLYETVAESRSSMARLAELEQELADKKAKPRFIIVTNFVEFAAKDMKTQEAIIISFAELASKAEFFLPWNGVEKTDYQRENPADIKAAERFIRLYDELRKINQFEDQTLEEKEFNLFLIRLLFLLFAEDTEIMKKGIFTNAIKTRSREDGSDLNPVLNQIFASLDMANRTNQEVWLQEFPYVNGKLFTKAHTNLTFDRKTRKLILEAGELLNWNDINPDILGAMIQTVANKEQRARAGMHYTSAENIMKVINPLFLDELKEEYQRILEKLNDNEDKEITERTRRENRSQYEKDLKKLRHRISQIKFFDPACGSGNFLIITYKELRRLEIQILKMIRYLTGNNSIDLFENSSISLNHFYGIELDDFAHEVARLSLWIAEYQMNLEAEKEINLKSAFLPLRDAGNIVEGNALRLDWNEVLPHTTDDEIYIIGNPPYIGSKLQSKEQKEDLRLSIGEDYQYKKMDYIAAWFFKGIDFIQELHAKLAFVSTNSLFQGEQVAIVWESLLDIAEIEFAYTSFKWGNSAAHNAGVTVAIVGISNKMHSKPTKLIYTEMQERIEVDLISPYLTKAKETVLIRSRRKALSDLPAMVFGSMPRDGGHLLIPTKQEYLEIITVYPELAAFIKQYMGSEEFINDKVRYCFWLDEEQYHQIHKNPIIQERISKVKDVRLASNAQSTQLAAKTPYAFVQKGEWEKAYQDYLRSNETEFLQILVPAVSSENRDYVPMGFVGEETVVSNATYVIYNAPIYLLGLLESRLHMVWLRAIGGKLETRYRYSAGLVYNTFPVPILSTTRKNRIEEKVLDILDLREELGGTLAVLYNRDTMPEILRQAHAELDELVEKAYKETPFRSDEERLSHLLNLYKEMTENEHGN, from the coding sequence GTGGCAAATTTACCAATTATTGAAATTGAAGATAAAGTTGACGACTTAGTGAAAGCGACTAAGAGTCAAGCAGATAAAAGTCAATTTATTTATGATTTTTTATCTTACTATGATATCCCCAAGGCAACGATTACGAGGATGAAAAAGGCTGGGGAGACAGGAATTAAAAATAAGTTGTTGTATGAGACAGTAGCTGAATCACGCTCGTCTATGGCTCGATTAGCTGAGCTGGAGCAAGAACTAGCTGATAAAAAAGCTAAGCCTCGCTTTATCATAGTGACCAATTTTGTAGAATTTGCTGCAAAGGATATGAAAACGCAGGAAGCGATTATTATATCTTTTGCTGAATTAGCTAGTAAAGCAGAATTTTTCCTCCCTTGGAATGGTGTCGAAAAGACAGATTATCAGCGAGAAAATCCAGCAGATATCAAGGCTGCAGAACGTTTTATCAGGCTTTATGACGAGTTAAGGAAAATCAATCAGTTTGAAGATCAGACTCTTGAAGAAAAAGAGTTTAATCTTTTCTTGATTCGCCTGCTTTTCTTGCTGTTTGCGGAAGATACGGAAATCATGAAGAAAGGGATTTTTACCAATGCTATCAAGACACGTTCTCGTGAAGACGGTAGTGATTTGAATCCTGTCCTTAATCAGATTTTTGCTAGCTTAGATATGGCTAATCGCACCAATCAAGAGGTATGGTTACAGGAATTTCCTTATGTTAATGGAAAGTTATTTACTAAAGCCCATACCAATTTGACCTTTGATAGAAAAACTAGAAAGCTCATTTTAGAGGCTGGAGAGCTACTCAACTGGAATGACATCAATCCTGATATCTTAGGAGCTATGATCCAAACTGTGGCTAATAAGGAACAACGTGCTAGAGCGGGCATGCACTATACCAGTGCGGAAAATATCATGAAAGTAATTAATCCTCTATTTTTAGATGAGTTAAAAGAGGAATATCAGAGGATTCTTGAAAAATTAAACGACAATGAGGATAAGGAGATTACCGAGCGGACAAGGAGAGAAAATCGTAGTCAGTATGAAAAAGACTTGAAAAAGTTACGTCACCGTATCAGTCAGATTAAGTTCTTTGATCCTGCCTGTGGTTCTGGAAACTTTTTGATTATCACCTACAAGGAACTTCGTCGCTTGGAAATTCAAATCTTGAAAATGATACGTTATTTGACGGGGAATAACTCTATTGACTTATTTGAAAACTCCAGCATTTCACTGAACCATTTCTACGGGATTGAGCTGGATGATTTTGCTCATGAAGTTGCTCGTCTCTCCTTATGGATAGCCGAGTATCAGATGAATTTAGAGGCAGAAAAAGAAATCAATCTGAAATCAGCCTTTTTACCCTTACGAGATGCTGGAAATATTGTTGAAGGAAATGCTCTCAGACTAGATTGGAACGAGGTGCTTCCTCATACAACTGATGATGAGATTTATATTATCGGAAATCCGCCGTATATTGGAAGCAAGCTACAATCCAAAGAACAAAAAGAAGATTTACGATTGTCTATTGGTGAAGATTATCAATATAAAAAAATGGATTACATTGCTGCTTGGTTTTTCAAAGGAATTGATTTTATTCAAGAATTGCATGCTAAATTAGCTTTTGTATCGACCAACTCTCTATTCCAAGGGGAACAAGTAGCAATTGTCTGGGAATCTTTATTAGATATCGCAGAAATTGAGTTTGCCTATACTTCCTTTAAATGGGGAAATAGTGCCGCTCATAATGCTGGTGTGACTGTTGCCATTGTTGGTATTAGCAATAAAATGCATAGTAAGCCAACTAAACTTATTTATACAGAAATGCAAGAAAGAATCGAAGTTGACCTTATCTCTCCCTATCTCACAAAAGCAAAAGAGACTGTTTTGATTAGAAGTCGGAGAAAAGCCCTTTCAGATTTGCCAGCGATGGTATTTGGCAGTATGCCACGTGATGGAGGTCATCTATTGATTCCAACTAAGCAGGAATATTTAGAGATTATTACTGTTTATCCAGAGCTTGCAGCTTTTATCAAACAATATATGGGGAGTGAGGAATTTATTAATGATAAGGTAAGATATTGCTTTTGGCTTGATGAAGAGCAATATCATCAAATACATAAAAATCCTATCATTCAAGAAAGAATTTCTAAGGTAAAAGATGTCAGGCTAGCAAGTAATGCCCAATCAACTCAATTGGCTGCAAAAACTCCGTATGCATTTGTGCAAAAAGGAGAGTGGGAAAAGGCGTATCAAGATTATCTAAGGTCAAATGAAACAGAATTTTTGCAAATCCTTGTCCCAGCGGTATCGTCTGAAAATCGTGATTATGTTCCTATGGGATTTGTAGGGGAAGAAACAGTTGTCTCTAATGCTACTTATGTTATCTACAACGCCCCAATTTACCTTCTTGGTCTATTGGAATCTCGCCTTCACATGGTCTGGCTCCGAGCGATTGGTGGAAAACTAGAGACACGATACCGATACTCAGCAGGGTTAGTCTATAATACCTTCCCTGTGCCAATCTTATCTACTACTCGAAAAAATCGCATTGAGGAAAAGGTATTGGATATTTTGGACTTACGAGAGGAGTTAGGAGGGACGCTTGCAGTACTTTATAATCGTGATACTATGCCTGAAATCTTGAGACAAGCCCATGCAGAGTTAGACGAGCTTGTTGAAAAAGCCTATAAAGAAACACCATTTAGAAGTGACGAAGAAAGGCTCAGTCACTTGCTCAACTTATACAAGGAAATGACGGAGAATGAACATGGTAACTAA
- a CDS encoding YggT family protein: MMGFLFIVAYYLVRVYSFIFVVYALLSFFPGAYQTWFGRMVIQTVRPILLPLSRLPLQFGGFDWTVLLVLIACDFLSNWLLRLAQLLG; this comes from the coding sequence ATGATGGGATTTCTGTTTATTGTTGCCTATTACTTAGTCAGAGTCTATTCATTTATCTTCGTTGTTTACGCTCTCCTGTCCTTCTTTCCAGGTGCTTATCAAACTTGGTTTGGTCGGATGGTCATCCAAACAGTACGTCCCATTCTCCTTCCTTTAAGCCGATTGCCGTTGCAATTTGGAGGATTCGATTGGACAGTATTGCTTGTCTTGATTGCATGTGATTTCTTGTCAAACTGGCTTTTACGATTGGCACAGTTATTGGGTTAG
- the ileS gene encoding isoleucine--tRNA ligase — MKLKETLNLGKTAFPMRAGLPTKEPVWQQEWEEAKLYQKRQELNEGKPHFILHDGPPYANGNIHVGHAMNKISKDIIVRSKSMSGFYAPYVPGWDTHGLPIEQVLAKQGVKRKEMDLVEYLKLCRDYALSQVDKQREDFKRLGVSGDWENPYVTLTPDYEAAQIRVFGEMAKKGYIYRGAKPVYWSWSSESALAEAEIEYHDLISTSLYYANRVKDGKGILDTNTYIVVWTTTPFTITASRGLTMGPDFEYVVVKPENDDRKFVVAGELLNSLAERFGWENPQVVASYKGQELDRIVTEHPWDVEHDELVMNGDHVTLDSGTGVVHTAPGFGEDDYNVGVKYGLEVAVTVNERGIMMENAGPDFEGQFYDKVVPTVIEKLGDLLLAQEEISHSYPFDWRTKKPIIWRAVPQWFASVSKFRQDILDEIEKVKFHSEWGKVRLYNMIRDRGDWVISRQRAWGVPLPIFYAEDGTPIMTEETIEHVAELFAEQGSIIWWEREAKDLLPAGFTHPGSPNGEFTKETDIMDVWFDSGSSWNGVLNTRSELSYPADLYLEGSDQYRGWFNSSLITSVASNGIAPYKQILSQGFTLDGKGEKMSKSLGNTILPSDVEKQFGAEILRLWVTSVDTSNDVRISMDILNQVSETYRKIRNTLRFLIANTSDFVPAEDTVAYEDLRSVDKYMTIRFNQVVASIREAYADFKFLDIYKTIVNFVTVDLSAFYLDFAKDVVYIEGAKSLERRQMQTVFYDMLVKLTKLLTPILPHTAEEIWSYLEHEAEDFVQLAELPEAESFENQEEILGTWAVFMDFRAKAQKALEEARTEKVIGKSLEAHLTVYPDEVTKVLLNAVSSNVAQLLIVSNLTIADGEAPEGAVSFEDVAFTVERAAGEVCERCRRLDTSVGTNANPHLATVCDHCASVLEANFPEAVAEGFEAK, encoded by the coding sequence ATGAAACTTAAAGAAACGTTAAACCTTGGAAAAACAGCTTTTCCAATGCGCGCTGGCTTGCCAACCAAAGAACCCGTTTGGCAACAGGAATGGGAAGAGGCAAAGCTCTACCAAAAACGTCAGGAATTAAACGAAGGAAAACCCCATTTTATCTTGCATGACGGACCTCCTTATGCCAATGGTAATATCCACGTTGGACATGCCATGAATAAGATTTCAAAAGACATCATCGTGCGCTCTAAGTCTATGTCTGGCTTCTATGCACCTTATGTTCCGGGTTGGGACACACATGGTCTACCGATCGAGCAAGTTTTGGCTAAGCAAGGTGTGAAACGCAAGGAAATGGACTTGGTCGAATACCTCAAGCTCTGCCGAGACTATGCCCTCAGCCAAGTAGATAAGCAGCGTGAGGACTTTAAACGCCTCGGTGTGTCTGGTGATTGGGAAAATCCTTATGTGACTTTGACTCCAGACTATGAAGCAGCGCAAATCCGTGTCTTTGGTGAAATGGCGAAAAAAGGCTACATCTACCGTGGTGCCAAGCCAGTTTACTGGTCATGGTCATCTGAGTCAGCCCTTGCTGAAGCAGAAATCGAATACCACGACTTGATTTCAACCTCTCTTTACTATGCCAACCGTGTTAAGGATGGCAAGGGAATCTTGGATACGAATACCTACATCGTTGTCTGGACGACGACACCATTTACCATTACAGCTTCTCGTGGATTGACCATGGGACCTGACTTTGAGTATGTGGTTGTGAAACCTGAAAATGACGACCGTAAGTTTGTCGTAGCTGGTGAATTATTGAATAGTCTTGCAGAACGCTTTGGCTGGGAAAATCCGCAAGTAGTCGCAAGCTATAAAGGACAAGAATTGGATCGCATCGTGACCGAACACCCATGGGATGTTGAACATGATGAATTGGTCATGAATGGTGACCACGTTACCCTTGACTCAGGTACTGGGGTGGTCCATACTGCGCCTGGATTTGGTGAGGACGACTACAATGTCGGTGTTAAATATGGCTTGGAAGTCGCTGTTACCGTCAACGAACGCGGTATCATGATGGAAAATGCTGGTCCTGATTTTGAAGGACAATTCTATGACAAGGTTGTGCCAACTGTTATCGAAAAATTAGGTGATTTACTCCTTGCCCAAGAAGAAATCTCTCACTCTTACCCATTTGACTGGCGGACGAAAAAGCCAATCATTTGGCGTGCTGTGCCACAATGGTTTGCCTCTGTTTCAAAATTCCGTCAGGACATCCTAGACGAAATCGAAAAAGTGAAATTCCACTCTGAGTGGGGTAAAGTGCGTCTTTACAACATGATTCGTGACCGTGGTGACTGGGTTATCTCTCGTCAACGTGCCTGGGGTGTACCTCTTCCAATCTTCTATGCAGAAGACGGGACACCAATCATGACGGAAGAAACAATTGAGCATGTAGCAGAACTCTTTGCAGAGCAGGGCTCCATCATCTGGTGGGAACGTGAAGCCAAAGACCTCTTGCCTGCAGGCTTTACGCATCCTGGTTCACCAAATGGCGAATTCACCAAGGAAACAGATATCATGGACGTATGGTTTGACTCAGGTTCATCATGGAATGGGGTCTTGAATACCCGTTCAGAACTTAGCTACCCAGCTGACCTCTACTTGGAAGGTTCTGACCAGTACCGCGGTTGGTTCAACTCATCCCTCATCACTTCGGTTGCCTCAAATGGTATTGCTCCATACAAGCAAATCCTCTCTCAAGGTTTCACCTTGGACGGAAAAGGGGAGAAGATGTCTAAGTCTCTTGGAAATACCATCTTGCCAAGCGATGTTGAAAAGCAATTCGGTGCTGAAATCTTGCGCCTCTGGGTGACAAGTGTTGATACTAGCAACGACGTGCGGATTTCGATGGATATCTTGAACCAAGTTTCTGAAACCTACCGGAAAATCCGTAATACCCTTCGTTTCTTGATTGCAAATACCTCTGACTTTGTACCAGCAGAAGATACTGTAGCTTACGAAGACTTGCGTTCTGTGGATAAATACATGACCATCCGCTTCAATCAAGTAGTCGCAAGCATTCGTGAAGCTTATGCGGACTTCAAGTTCTTGGATATCTATAAGACCATCGTGAACTTTGTGACCGTTGACTTGTCAGCCTTCTATCTAGACTTTGCCAAGGATGTAGTTTATATCGAGGGGGCAAAATCACTTGAGCGCCGTCAAATGCAAACTGTCTTCTATGACATGTTGGTCAAATTGACCAAGCTCTTGACCCCAATCTTGCCACACACGGCTGAAGAAATCTGGTCTTACTTGGAGCATGAAGCAGAAGACTTCGTTCAACTAGCAGAATTGCCAGAAGCAGAAAGCTTTGAAAACCAAGAAGAAATCCTAGGAACGTGGGCAGTCTTCATGGACTTCCGTGCTAAAGCACAAAAAGCCTTGGAAGAAGCTCGTACTGAAAAAGTCATCGGTAAATCTCTTGAAGCCCACTTGACGGTTTACCCAGATGAAGTGACTAAAGTGTTGCTCAATGCAGTAAGTAGCAATGTAGCGCAACTCCTCATCGTGTCAAACTTGACGATTGCAGACGGAGAAGCACCAGAAGGAGCAGTCAGCTTTGAAGACGTCGCCTTTACCGTAGAACGTGCAGCAGGCGAAGTCTGTGAACGTTGCCGCCGCCTTGATACAAGCGTCGGAACCAACGCAAATCCACACCTTGCAACAGTTTGTGATCACTGTGCCTCAGTCCTTGAAGCCAACTTCCCAGAAGCTGTAGCAGAAGGCTTTGAAGCTAAATAA
- a CDS encoding DivIVA domain-containing protein → MAITSLEIKDKVFAHKFRGYDIDEVDEFLDIVVRDFEDLVRSNHDKDSKIRALEERLSYFDEMKDSLSQSVLIAQDTAERVKQAANDRSLNIVSQAEQEAQHLLDQAKFKANEILRQATDNAKRVAVETEELKNKTRVFHQRLKSTIESQLSIVDSPEWEEILRPTATYLETSDEAFKEVVQSALGESITMSDEDAIDMTRQFSPEEVAELQRRIEEANQELSTTQIFENMGPGLMSTSSEELVSPFLEEVPTQEPVVESGNPTKESINIL, encoded by the coding sequence ATGGCTATTACATCATTAGAAATTAAGGATAAGGTTTTTGCGCATAAATTTCGTGGTTATGATATTGACGAAGTAGATGAGTTTTTGGACATTGTTGTGCGTGATTTTGAAGATTTGGTTCGAAGTAACCATGATAAAGATTCAAAAATTAGAGCTTTGGAAGAGCGTTTGAGCTATTTTGATGAGATGAAGGATTCACTCAGCCAATCTGTATTGATTGCCCAAGATACAGCAGAACGTGTGAAGCAAGCAGCCAATGATCGTTCATTAAATATTGTGAGTCAGGCAGAGCAAGAAGCGCAGCATTTACTAGATCAAGCGAAATTTAAAGCCAACGAAATTCTTCGTCAAGCGACTGATAATGCCAAGCGTGTTGCAGTAGAAACAGAAGAATTGAAAAATAAAACACGTGTCTTCCATCAACGTTTGAAATCAACGATTGAAAGTCAGTTGAGTATTGTTGATTCACCTGAATGGGAAGAGATTCTTCGTCCAACTGCGACTTACTTAGAAACCAGCGATGAAGCATTCAAAGAAGTGGTTCAGTCTGCATTAGGTGAGAGCATTACGATGTCAGATGAAGACGCGATTGATATGACTCGCCAATTTTCTCCAGAAGAAGTGGCGGAATTGCAACGTCGTATTGAGGAAGCAAATCAAGAATTATCAACTACACAAATTTTTGAAAACATGGGACCGGGACTCATGTCAACTTCATCAGAGGAACTTGTCTCTCCATTTTTAGAAGAAGTTCCAACACAAGAACCAGTAGTTGAATCTGGTAATCCAACAAAAGAATCCATCAATATTTTATAA
- a CDS encoding cell division protein SepF: MSLKDRFDKFIDYFTEDGEEVVAPMPESQPQAVNQTPVAPVPKAAQVTEKRPSRPVANTQPVKKTPAEKPKASGTENITRLHARQQELAQHRGAKEEKVTIDVRYPKKYEEATEIVDLLLANESILIDFQYMTEIQARRCLDYLDGARYVLAGNLKKVASTMYLLTPINVVVNIEDLKLPEELQAGEFDFDMKRR, from the coding sequence ATGTCCCTTAAAGATAGATTTGATAAATTTATTGATTACTTTACTGAGGATGGGGAAGAAGTCGTTGCTCCAATGCCGGAATCTCAACCTCAGGCTGTTAATCAAACACCAGTTGCCCCTGTTCCCAAAGCAGCGCAGGTCACAGAAAAACGTCCGAGTCGGCCAGTAGCAAATACACAGCCAGTTAAAAAGACGCCTGCTGAAAAACCTAAAGCTAGTGGAACAGAAAATATTACCCGTCTTCATGCTCGTCAGCAGGAGTTGGCTCAACACCGTGGAGCAAAAGAAGAGAAGGTGACCATTGATGTTCGCTATCCTAAAAAATACGAAGAAGCGACAGAAATCGTTGACTTGCTCCTTGCAAATGAGAGTATTTTGATTGATTTTCAATACATGACAGAAATTCAAGCACGTCGCTGTTTGGATTATCTGGATGGCGCGCGCTATGTATTAGCAGGAAATCTTAAAAAAGTAGCCAGCACCATGTATCTCTTAACTCCAATCAATGTCGTTGTTAACATTGAAGACTTGAAGTTACCAGAAGAATTACAAGCTGGTGAGTTCGATTTTGATATGAAGCGACGTTAA
- a CDS encoding YlmH/Sll1252 family protein — protein MPAKKDVLQHFSAEDSVFIDKCLEWVKRVEDTYSYVLTPFVNPHQAKVAQNIGRSQKVQVFVSSDYLSSESVRVIFAPSYYELVLSDFEIDLLEIEYPHKFHQLKHGQILGTLLHRLGIERKVFGDILVTSNRAQVFVDHKFQQFFKDEITKIAKVPVRLKEVSWEERLVSDDRSDTKDILVSSLRLDKLIAAAFHLSRALSADLIAKKQVKVNYEMVDNPSKLIHKDDLMSVRGYGRFKVIGEQGLSKNGKHKIKIELLSSK, from the coding sequence ATGCCAGCAAAAAAAGATGTACTCCAGCATTTTTCAGCAGAAGACTCTGTTTTTATTGATAAATGCTTGGAGTGGGTGAAGCGGGTAGAAGATACGTATTCTTATGTCTTGACTCCTTTTGTCAATCCACATCAAGCGAAAGTTGCTCAAAACATTGGACGAAGTCAGAAAGTGCAGGTCTTTGTCAGTTCTGATTATCTCTCTAGTGAGAGTGTTCGAGTTATTTTTGCGCCATCCTATTACGAATTAGTCTTATCAGACTTTGAAATTGATTTGCTAGAGATTGAATATCCTCATAAATTTCATCAGTTGAAACATGGGCAGATTCTGGGCACTCTTCTTCATCGTTTAGGAATTGAGCGAAAGGTATTTGGAGATATTTTAGTCACCTCTAATCGTGCACAGGTCTTTGTGGATCATAAGTTTCAGCAATTTTTTAAAGATGAAATCACTAAAATTGCAAAAGTTCCTGTTCGACTCAAAGAAGTTTCTTGGGAAGAACGATTAGTGAGTGACGATCGAAGTGACACAAAGGATATTTTGGTATCGAGTCTCCGTTTGGACAAGTTAATAGCAGCAGCTTTTCATTTATCAAGAGCTCTTTCAGCTGACTTGATAGCAAAAAAGCAAGTGAAAGTAAACTATGAGATGGTGGATAACCCTAGCAAGCTCATTCATAAAGATGACTTAATGAGTGTTAGGGGATATGGCAGGTTTAAAGTGATTGGTGAACAAGGTCTTTCCAAAAATGGAAAGCATAAAATAAAAATTGAATTATTGTCCAGCAAATAA
- a CDS encoding IS1182 family transposase codes for MFHKENPSYNRQQVGFYSLDELVPKDHLLRQIEETIDFSFIYDVVEDSYSLDKGRPSLDPVLLIKIPIIQCLFGIRSMRQTIKEIEVNVAYRWFLGLSLEDKVPHFTTYGKNVVRRFADKQVIEKIFSHILGLCLHAGFIHPSEIFVDGTHIKAAANHHKYLNQEVEVQAKFMSEQLEKEIDLERKKHGKKSLGLAKEKEPVSKKVSTTDPESGWFHKGEHKEVFAYNAQVACDKHGWALGYSVHAGNVHDSQAFPVLFETIKEFNPSHIILDAGYKTPAIAKFLLDQSITPVLPYTRPKGDKTKLRPKDFVYDEYYDCYLCPKDQVLSYSTTNRDGYREYRSQAQICCSCPLLGQCTSSKNHQRLITRHIWKDYLETCEVIRHQIGMKELYQGRKETIERLFGTAKEYHNLRYTRQKGKAKMEAMLGLTLACLNLKKYVKIMAGKPFLFYIKRVWELI; via the coding sequence ATGTTTCACAAAGAAAATCCCAGTTACAATCGCCAACAAGTAGGTTTTTACAGTTTAGATGAGCTGGTTCCTAAAGATCATCTTCTTCGTCAAATAGAAGAGACAATTGACTTTTCCTTCATCTATGATGTTGTAGAAGATAGCTATAGTCTAGATAAGGGTCGTCCGAGCCTAGACCCTGTCCTGCTTATAAAAATCCCTATCATTCAATGTCTCTTTGGAATTCGTTCGATGCGACAGACAATCAAAGAGATTGAAGTGAATGTGGCTTATCGTTGGTTCCTAGGTTTGTCCTTAGAAGATAAGGTTCCACATTTCACGACCTATGGCAAGAATGTGGTGCGTCGCTTTGCGGATAAGCAGGTAATAGAGAAGATTTTCTCTCATATTCTTGGTCTCTGCTTGCATGCAGGCTTCATTCATCCAAGTGAGATTTTCGTAGACGGAACTCATATTAAAGCAGCTGCTAATCATCATAAATATCTCAATCAAGAAGTTGAAGTGCAAGCGAAGTTTATGAGCGAGCAATTGGAAAAGGAGATTGACCTAGAGCGAAAAAAACACGGAAAAAAGTCGCTAGGGCTCGCCAAAGAAAAAGAGCCCGTTAGTAAAAAAGTCTCTACTACGGACCCTGAAAGTGGTTGGTTTCATAAGGGAGAACATAAGGAGGTATTTGCTTACAATGCACAAGTAGCTTGTGATAAACATGGCTGGGCGTTAGGTTACTCTGTTCATGCAGGAAACGTCCATGATAGTCAGGCTTTTCCTGTGCTATTTGAAACGATCAAAGAGTTCAATCCTAGTCATATTATCTTAGATGCTGGCTATAAGACACCTGCTATTGCTAAATTTCTCCTTGATCAATCCATCACTCCAGTATTGCCTTATACTAGACCTAAAGGGGACAAGACGAAACTTCGTCCCAAGGATTTTGTTTATGATGAATACTACGACTGCTACCTCTGTCCTAAGGATCAAGTCTTATCTTATAGCACTACAAATCGAGATGGCTACCGTGAATACAGGAGTCAAGCCCAAATATGTTGTAGCTGCCCTCTTCTAGGTCAATGCACAAGCTCCAAGAATCATCAACGCTTGATTACCCGTCATATCTGGAAAGATTACTTAGAAACCTGTGAAGTGATTCGACATCAAATTGGCATGAAGGAGCTCTACCAAGGGCGTAAAGAGACGATTGAGCGTCTTTTTGGGACAGCTAAGGAATACCACAATCTCAGATACACGAGACAGAAAGGCAAGGCCAAGATGGAAGCAATGCTTGGGCTGACTTTGGCTTGCTTAAATCTCAAAAAATATGTCAAAATCATGGCAGGGAAGCCCTTTTTATTTTACATCAAAAGAGTATGGGAACTGATATGA